The following coding sequences lie in one Sorghum bicolor cultivar BTx623 chromosome 6, Sorghum_bicolor_NCBIv3, whole genome shotgun sequence genomic window:
- the LOC8082534 gene encoding BTB/POZ and MATH domain-containing protein 2, with translation MGSCLSAAGDGGQAASSASSVSGTHQFTIRGYNATKGMGVGKSILTRYFTVDGRTWFARYYPDGYNMETSDFIALYVQTLYKPLCRPVRARFTFELLRPDGSVAYARRSDRPCNFDMRCSSWGIRAFVARGDLEGAELGVLHQDAIKVRCTVEVVNSQRKRGGGRPRAPVAPASDYATNAIKFLSSGTAPPFDVKFSVGGVTFEAHALVVAAQSEWFAAALYGHGAGERWVEAGLPCISISGTTPEAFQGVLHYVYHDALPEELIKAKGEAVMMPQLFEAADMFLIGRMKAICAIRLRRFINNDTVRSIMELAQAHSCEELQQACQNHLARRRRLLACVRPAAAKERIDLNRGAARRAFGGRDGSGIQDRRSVGKLRGG, from the exons ATGGGTTCTTGTCTCTCGGCCGCCGGAGACGGCGGGCAGGCGGCATCATCGGCGTCGAGCGTGTCCGGCACCCACCAGTTCACGATCCGGGGCTACAACGCGACCAAAGGCATGGGCGTCGGCAAGTCCATCCTCACCCGGTACTTCACCGTGGACGGCCGCACGTGGTTCGCGCGCTACTACCCTGATGGCTACAACATGGAGACGTCAGATTTCATCGCCTTGTACGTGCAGACGCTCTACAAGCCGCTGTGCCGCCCCGTCCGCGCCCGCTTCACCTTCGAGCTCCTCAGGCCCGACGGCAGCGTCGCCTACGCGCGCCGCTCCGACCGGCCGTGCAACTTCGACATGCGCTGCAGCAGCTGGGGCATCCGTGCCTTCGTCGCCCGGGGCGACCTCGAGGGCGCGGAGCTGGGCGTCCTCCACCAGGACGCCATCAAGGTGCGCTGCACCGTCGAGGTCGTCAATAGCCAGAGGaagcgcggcggcggccgtcCCCGGGCCCCCGTGGCGCCGGCGTCGGACTACGCGACGAACGCCATCAAGTTCCTCAGCAGCGGCACGGCGCCGCCGTTCGACGTCAAGTTCTCCGTGGGCGGCGTAACCTTCGAGGCGCACGCACTGGTGGTCGCGGCTCAGTCCGAGTGGTTCGCGGCGGCGCTCTACGGCCATGGGGCCGGCGAGAGGTGGGTGGAGGCGGGGCTGCCGTGCATATCCATCTCTGGGACGACCCCGGAGGCGTTCCAGGGCGTGCTCCACTACGTCTACCACGACGCACTGCCGGAGGAGCTGATCAAGGCCAAGGGCGAGGCCGTCATGATGCCGCAGCTGTTCGAGGCCGCCGACATGTTCCTCATCGGGAGGATGAAAGCGATATGCGCCATCCGACTGCGCCGGTTCATCAACAACGACACGGTGCGGAGCATCATGGAGCTGGCGCAGGCGCACTCCTGCGAGGAGCTGCAGCAGGCGTGCCAGAATCACTTGGCCCGCCGTCGTAGACT CCTGGCGTGCGTCCGTCCGGCGGCCGCGAAGGAGCGGATTGACCTGAACCGTGGGGCAGCCCGGCGTGCGTTCGGCGGCCGCGACGGCAGCGGGATACAGGACAGGAGGTCCGTGGGGAAGCTGCGCGGCGGATAG
- the LOC8070264 gene encoding tRNA-specific adenosine deaminase 1: MLSSSPAPPREGAAVPSSWAEAASAAALRHYRSLAKKGKPQGRESTVLAAFLLSTPHDPRSLTVLSMGTGTKCLGASMLSDRGDLVHDAHAEVIARRALLRLVYSEIGRGAPPDWLVASGDGGRWRLRDGHCLHLYITQLPCGVMAVPLSQSELPREQLDSVNGDISFVQRKPGRGDTTLSMSCFDKITRWSVVGIQGALLSHTLEPLYLSTITIGQLPGGAPECFSVENNIKKALDARLSSLSSKLPSPFKVQKPKVFEAAVPPTEFQQISGDVPPLTCGYSICWNKSGLHEVVLGTTGRKQGTSSKAAHLPSTESLLCKRRLLEAFMSLEHPLVGQLKCEELSYRALKDTAHEYHHTLELLRKTPFFGCWPAKPTFVDSFPVSR, encoded by the exons ATGCTGTCCTCCTCCCCGGCGCCGCCACGAGAGGGCGCCGCCGTTCCCTCCTCCTGGGCGGAAGCCGCGTCCGCGGCGGCGCTCCGGCACTACCGCTCCCTGGCCAAGAAAGGGAAGCCGCAGGGGCGAGAGTCCACGGTCCTCGCCGCCTTCCTCCTCTCCACTCCGCATGACCCGCGCAGCCTCACTGTCCTCTCCATGGGCACCGGCACCAAGTGCCTCGGTGCCTCGATGCTCAGCGACCGCGGGGACCTCGTCCACGACGCGCACGCCGAGGTCATCGCTCGCCGCGCGCTGCTCCGCCTCGTCTACTCTGAGATCGGCCGCGGCGCCCCGCCTGATTGGCTGGTTGCTTCCGGGGATGGTGGGAGATGGAGGCTTAGGGATGGGCACTGCCTTCATCTTTACATCACCCAACTCCCAT GTGGAGTCATGGCAGTACCACTGTCACAGTCCGAGTTACCACGGGAACAGCTGGATAGTGTGAATGGAG ATATTAGCTTTGTTCAGAGGAAGCCAGGGCGGGGTGATACAACATTGTCCATGAGCTGCTTTGACAAAATCACCCGCTGGAGTGTTGTAGGAATTCAAG GTGCATTGCTGTCACATACACTGGAACCCTTGTATTTGTCCACAATTACTATTGGGCAATTACCTGGTGGTGCTCCTGAATGTTTCTCTGTTGAAAATAATATTAAGAAAGCCCTCGATGCTCGTCTGTCCTCTCTATCCAGCAAATTGCCATCTCCTTTTAAAGTGCAGAAG CCAAAGGTTTTTGAAGCAGCTGTCCCACCAACAGAGTTTCAACAGATTTCTGGAGACGTACCCCCCTTGACATGCGG GTACTCGATCTGTTGGAATAAATCTGGATTGCATGAAGTTGTCTTAGGAACAACTGGTAGGAAACAAGGAACCTCATCAAAGGCAGCACACTTGCCCTCCACCGAGTCATTGCTCTGCAA GAGAAGACTGCTAGAAGCATTCATGTCCCTTGAACATCCATTGGTAGGGCAACTCAAGTGTGAGGAGCTATCTTACCGTGCACTTAAG GATACGGCTCATGAATACCATCACACGCTTGAGCTCCTCAGGAAGACCCCATTTTTTGGCTGCTGGCCAGCTAAGCCTACATTTGTTGATTCGTTTCCAGTTTCACGGTGA
- the LOC8070265 gene encoding probable amino acid permease 7 — translation MAHHHGSHSLEVAAAAGGPGPELDDDGHAARTGNIWTCFAHIITAIIGAGVLALSWSVAQLGWVGGPIAMLCFAFVTYLSAFLLSHCYRSPVHSDDGSQKRQRNYTYMDAVRTHLGEKRTWLCGLLQYLNLYGTAIAYTITTATCLRAIVRANCYHSRGHDAPCGAGGDHLYMLLFGAAQVVLSFIPNFHNMAWLSVVAAVMSFTYSTIGLGLGLAKTIENGAIKGSVTGVPMSTPAQKVWRVAQAIGDIAFAYPYTIVLLEIQDTLKSPPPESETMQKGNVIAVLATTFFYLAVSCFGYAAFGNAAPGNLLTGFGFYEPYWLIDFANACIVLHLLGGYQMFSQQIFTFADRSLAARFPNSAFVNKSYAVKVPGVPASWSYRLNLQRVCFRTAYVASTTGLALLFPYFNEVLGVLGAVVFWPLAIYLPVEMYCVQRGVRPWTRTWVALQAFSAVCFVVGTFAFVGSVEGVIRKRLG, via the exons ATGGCGCACCACCACGGCAGCCACTCCCTggaggtcgccgccgccgccggcggccctGGCCCCGAGCTCGACGACGACGGCCACGCCGCGCGCACgg GCAACATATGGACCTGCTTCGCGCACATCATCACCGCCATAATCGGCGCCGGCGTGCTGGCGCTCTCGTGGAGCGTCGCGCAGCTCGGCTGGGTGGGCGGCCCCATCGCCATGCTCTGCTTCGCCTTCGTCACCTACCTCTCCGCCTTCCTCCTCTCCCACTGCTACAGGTCCCCTGTCCACTCTGATGATGGCTCCCAGAAACGCCAGAGGAACTACACCTACATGGACGCCGTCAGGACGCACCTGG GGGAGAAGCGCACCTGGCTCTGCGGACTGTTGCAGTACCTCAACCTGTACGGGACGGCGATCGCCTACACCATCACCACGGCAACATGCCTCAG GGCGATCGTGAGGGCCAACTGCTACCACAGCCGAGGGCACGACGCACCCTGCGGCGCCGGCGGTGACCACCTCTACATGCTGCTGTTTGGGGCGGCCCAGGTGGTGCTGTCCTTCATTCCCAACTTCCACAACATGGCCTGGCTCtccgtcgtcgccgccgtcaTGTCCTTCACCTACTCCACCAtcggcctcggcctcggcctcgCCAAGACCATAG AAAATGGGGCGATCAAAGGAAGCGTCACCGGAGTTCCCATGAGCACCCCGGCGCAGAAAGTCTGGCGAGTCGCTCAGGCCATCGGAGACATCGCATTCGCCTATCCGTACACAATTGTCCTGCTGGAGATACAG GACACGCTCAAATCGCCGCCACCAGAGAGCGAGACGATGCAGAAGGGGAACGTGATCGCGGTCCTGGCCACCACGTTCTTCTACCTCGCCGTGAGCTGCTTCGGTTACGCCGCCTTCGGCAACGCCGCGCCGGGCAACCTGCTCACCGGCTTCGGCTTCTACGAGCCCTACTGGCTCATCGACTTCGCCAACGCCTGCATCGTGCTCCACCTGCTTGGTGGCTACCAG ATGTTCAGCCAGCAGATCTTCACCTTCGCGGACCGGTCCTTGGCGGCCAGGTTCCCGAACAGCGCGTTCGTGAACAAATCCTACGCCGTGAAGGTGCCCGGCGTGCCGGCGTCGTGGAGCTACAGGCTGAACCTGCAGCGGGTGTGCTTCCGGACGGCGTACGTGGCGAGCACAACGGGGCTGGCCTTGCTCTTTCCCTACTTCAACGAGGTGCTGGGCGTGCTGGGCGCCGTCGTCTTCTGGCCACTCGCCATCTACCTCCCCGTCGAGATGTACTGCGTCCAGCGCGGGGTCCGGCCGTGGACGCGGACGTGGGTCGCGCTCCAGGCATTCAGCGCCGTCTGCTTCGTCGTCGGCACCTTCGCCTTCGTCGGCTCCGTCGAGGGCGTCATCCGCAAGAGGCTCGGCTAG
- the LOC110436527 gene encoding protein PELOTA 1 has protein sequence MKLVHRNLVRNGPGSVKLVPEEEDDLWHAYNLIAVGDNLQAVTVRKVLREVASGGRDAERVKLKLEIVVESVDYDKEGSVLRVRGKNITENDHVKIGQFHTLELELKRPFVLRKEIWDWLALETIQQACDPAASADLAVILMQEGLAHLFLIGRSITATRARIETSIPRKHGPAIAGYETALKKFFEHVLQALLKHIDFEVVQCVVIASPGFTKDQFRDYLFLEAARRDLRVIIENKQRLVLAHATSGYKHSLKEVLDTPGVMALIKDTKAAQEVRALQDFFNMLTNDPARACYGPKHVEIAHEQYAAVQTLLITDTLFRNTDIATRQKYVNLVENVKKSNSTVHIFSSMHVSGEQLAQLTGIAAILRFPLPQLEDIEM, from the exons ATGAAGCTCGTCCACCGCAACCTCGTCCGCAACGGGCCTGGCTCCGTCAAG TTGGTGCCGGAGGAAGAGGACGACTTGTGGCACGCGTACAACCTCATTGCTGTCGGTGACAACCTCCAGGCCGTCACCGTTCG GAAAGTGCTGAGAGAGGTGGCATCTGGAGGACGTGATGCCGAGCGTGTGAAGCTTAAGTTAGAAATTGTAGTTGAG TCTGTAGACTATGACAAGGAGGGATCTGTCTTACGTGTGCGTGGAAAAAATATCACTGAGAATGATCATGTGAAG ATTGGCCAGTTCCACACATTAGAGCTTGAGCTGAAAAGACCTTTTGTTCTACGAAAG GAAATTTGGGATTGGTTGGCACTTGAGACCATCCAGCAAGCATGTG ATCCTGCTGCAAGTGCTGATCTAGCAGTTATTCTCATGCAAGAAGGACTTGCCCACTTATTCCTCATTGGCAGAAG CATAACAGCAACCCGGGCACGTATTGAAACATCAATTCCGAGGAAGCATGGCCCTGCAATTGCTGGCTACGAGACG gccctcaagaagttctttgaGCATGTTTTGCAA GCATTGCTGAAACACATTGATTTTGAAGTAGTCCAGTGTGTTGTAATTGCAAGCCCAGGTTTTACGAAG GATCAGTTCCGTGATTATTTGTTTCTTGAAGCTGCACGGCGAGATTTAAGAGTAATAATTGAGAACAAGCAACGCCTTGTTCTGGCACATGCAACATCAGGTTACAA GCATAGTTTGAAGGAAGTTTTGGATACCCCTGGTGTGATGGCACTGATAAAAGATACAAAAGCAGCACAAGAG GTCCGAGCTCTGCAGGATTTCTTCAATATGCTTACTAAT GACCCAGCTCGTGCTTGTTATGGACCAAAGCATGTTGAGATTGCACATGAACAATATGCTGCTGTCCAGACTCTTTTAATAACTGATACTTTGTTTCG GAACACTGACATTGCTACGAGGCAAAAGTATGTGAACTTGGTTGAAAATGTCAAGAAAAGTAATAGCACAGTGCACATATTTTCCTCAATGCATGTCTCCGGCGAAC AGTTAGCGCAACTGACAGGAATAGCAGCTATACTTCGTTTTCCCCTTCCTCAACTAGAGGACATCGAGATGTGA
- the LOC8070267 gene encoding transcription factor IBH1 produces the protein MAGKRTRTARNQHQPPPSPPNPNPNRRRRVADPAASDERPSKRMLAFHFLRALARIHSTTPAPRRPRTIRRAAYSSMARAASPRRAWTQALLRQARARRVTVRSSRRAVLLRRRVSAAAPPLMLRASAGETSAPTPPPPALAAVAPRGPPPRQAGEPARADALRQLVPGGAEMEYCSLLDETADYVRCLRAQVQLMQSLVDLFSAQQ, from the coding sequence ATGGCCGGGAAGAGGACGAGGACGGCTCGTAATCAGCATCAaccaccgccgtcgccgccaaaccctaaccctaaccgtCGCCGCCGGGTCGCCGACCCGGCCGCCTCGGACGAACGGCCGTCGAAGCGCATGCTGGCCTTCCACTTCCTCCGCGCGCTGGCCCGGATCCACAGCACCACCCCGGCGCCGCGCCGCCCGCGCACCATCCGCCGCGCGGCCTACTCGTCCATGGCGCGCGCCGCCAGCCCGCGCCGGGCCTGGACGCAGGCGCTGCTCCGCCAGGCGCGCGCGCGCAGGGTGACCGTCAGGTCGTCCAGGCGCGCCGTCCTACTGCGGAGGCGCGTCTCCGCCGCGGCGCCTCCGCTGATGCTCCGCGCTAGCGCTGGGGAGACGTCGGCGCCGACGCCTCCGCCGCCGGCTCTGGCGGCCGTGGCACCCCGGGGCCCGCCTCCGAGGCAGGCAGGGGAGCCGGCCAGGGCCGACGCGCTCCGGCAGCTCGTCCCCGGCGGCGCCGAGATGGAGTActgcagcctcctcgacgagacCGCCGACTACGTGCGCTGCCTCCGCGCGCAGGTGCAGCTCATGCAGAGCCTCGTGGACCTCTTCTCCGCCCAACAATGA